Proteins from one Gossypium raimondii isolate GPD5lz chromosome 8, ASM2569854v1, whole genome shotgun sequence genomic window:
- the LOC105791917 gene encoding uncharacterized membrane protein At4g09580 — MEGREEIKGSKPSFPLTFWELAVASTMVFGIVLGLVGVYLTMPASDYSFLKLPRNLEDLQILRDNLESYTSDYTVQVLVGYCAVYIFMQTFMIPGTVFMSLLAGALFGVFKGVALVVFTATAGASSCYFLSKLIGRPLVFSLWPDKLSFFQAQVAQRRERLLNYMLFLRLTPTLPNTFINVASPIVDVPYHIFFMATLIGLIPAAYITVRAGIALSELQSLGDLYDFNSIATLFLIGVVSVTPTLMSKTKQ; from the exons ATGGAAGGGAGAGAAGAGATAAAGGGATCCAAACCCAGTTTTCCTTTGACCTTTTGGGAGCTCGCAGTGGCTTCAACGATGGTGTTTGGGATCGTTTTGGGGCTTGTAGGCGTTTATTTAACCATGCCCGCTTCTGATTACAGCTTCCTCAAATTACCCAGGAACCTTGAAGATCTTCAGATCCTGAG AGATAACCTTGAATCCTACACAAGTGACTACACCGTACAAGTGTTGGTGGGGTATTGTGCAGTCTATATTTTCATGCAAACTTTCATGATTCCAGGAACTGTTTTCATGTCATTGCTTGCTGGAGCATTGTTTGGAGTCTTCAAAGGTGTAGCTCTTGTTGTGTTCACTGCCACTGCTGGTGCTTCTTCTTGCTACTTCCTGTCAAAATTGATTGGGCGGCCCCTCGTCTTTTCCCTTTGGCCTGACAAGTTGAGCTTCTTCCAAGCCCAG GTGGCTCAAAGAAGGGAGAGACTGTTGAACTATATGCTTTTCCTAAGGCTTACTCCAACTTTGCCAAATACATTCATTAACGTTGCTTCACCTATTGTCGATGTGCCTTACCATATTTTCTTCATGGCAACTCTTATCGGACTCATCCCTGCTGCTTACATAACTGTCAGG GCTGGAATAGCTCTCAGTGAGTTACAATCGCTAGGGGATCTTTACGACTTCAACTCAATTGCCACTCTTTTCCTCATAGGGGTTGTCTCCGTCACACCTACGCTAATGAGCAAGACGAAACAATAG